The genomic DNA TCCTGGGACGAAGTTCCGAACAACCCGTTCTACGCGCCCAACGCCGAGGTCGTGCCCGAACTGGAAGCCTACATGGACCAGTTGCGCCGCGATGGCGATTCCGTCGGCGCGCGCATCGAAGTGGTGGCCGAGAACCTGCCCGCCGGCTGGGGCGAGCCCATCTACGATCGCCTGGATGCCGACATCGCCCACGTGATGATGGGCCTGAACGCGGTCAAGGGCGTCTCGATCGGCGCCGGCTTCGATTGCATCGCGCAGCGCGGCTCCGAGCACGGCGACGAGATCACGCCGGACGGTTTCCTGACCAACCACGCCGGCGGCGTGCTGGGCGGCATTTCGACCGGCCAGCCGGTGACGGTATCGCTGGCCATCAAGCCCACTTCCAGCATCCGGGTCGAGCGCCGCTCGGTCAACCGCGCCAACGAACCGGTCATGGTGCAGACACTGGGTCGTCACGATCCCTGTGTCGGCATCCGCGCCACGCCCATCGCCGAAGCCATGCTGGCCCTGGTGCTGATCGACCACGCGCTGCGCCATCGCGGCCAGTGCGGCGAGCCGGCCTGATACCGGCCGCATTACCGAGTTCCTGACCGTTTGTAGGAGGCTGGCATGAGCCTAGACCGCTATCCGTTGCGCCGCATGGTGGCCGCGCTGTCCCTGGCGACCCTGGCGGGCTGCACGGGGATGAACACCACCCAGTCGGGCGCCATCGGCGTCAACCGCACCCAGTACATGTCGAGCATGGTGCCGTCGCAGGCGCTGGAGCAGGAAGCAAACCAGCAGTACGCCGACATCATCAAGCAGGCGCAGGCCAAGAACCTGCTCGATCGCGATGCGCAGCAGGTGGCGCGCGTGCGCGCCATCTCGCAGCGCCTGATCGCGCAGACCGGCGTGTTCCGCCCCGATGCGTCCGCCTGGAAATGGGAAGTGCACGTGCTGACCAGCGACGAGGTCAATGCCTGGTGCATGCCGGGCGGCAAGATCGCCGTCTATACCGGCCTGATCAACAAGATCAAACCTACCGATGATGAACTGGCGGCGGTGCTGGGGCACGAGATCTCCCATGCGCTGCGTGAACATGCGCGCGAGCGCGTGTCGCAGCAGATGGCCACCAACCTGGGCCTGCAAGTGCTGTCCATCGCCACCGGCTCGAGCGCCGCGTCGGACCTGGGCGGCAAGCTCAGCGACGTGATGTTCACGCTGCCCAACAGCCGCACGCATGAAACCGAGGCCGACCGCATGGGCGTCGAGCTGGCGGCGCGCGCCGGCTTCGATCCGCGCGCGGCGGTCACGTTATGGCAGAAGATGGGGGCCGCCGACAATGGCAGCGCGCCGCCCGAGATCCTGTCGACCCACCCGTCGGCGGCCTCGCGCATCACCGACCTGCAAGGGGCGGCCCAGCAGGTGCTGCCGCTGTACGAGCAATCGAAGGGGCGCGCGGCGCGCTAGTGTGCTGTCCCGTAGATGCGTGCGTATGACGAAATCCATCCCTTGGCGTCAGGGCTAGGCGCAAACCGCAGTGCTACCCGTAGGTATCGCGAGGATTTGCAACGACGCCATGGCTTCAAGGGGTGGATTTCGTGCGGGCGTATCTGCGGGACAGCACATTAGTGCATTGCCGGCGAGGCCGGCAGTTTGACGCCGGGGCCGCGCATCACGCGGATGCCCAGGTCGGCCAGGATGCGTCGCGTTTCGCTGTCCGGCACGTCTTCCGCGTAGACGTCGATGCGCAGTTTACGGGCGGTTTCCAGCACCGAGGCAGTCAATTGCTGGCTGCCCGGACTTTGCGACATGCCGCCGACGAAACCGCCGCCCAGCTTCACATAGGACAGGGGCAGGGTGTGCAGTTGCGCCACCGCGCCGAACTGCTGCGCCAGGCGGCGCACGCCGATATGCGCGCCGAACTCGGTCGCCACCCGCGCCAGCGTGGCGATCTGTTCGTGGCATTCGACCAGCCCGTGCGCGTCGATTTCGAGAAACAGGCGGCGCGCCAGCGCCTTGCGTTCGGTCAGCAACAAGGCCAACTGGCGGAAGTACTTCTGGCCGCGCAGCGAGGGCAGGGCGACGCGCAACGTCAACTCGCCATCGTGACTGGCGAGCCAGTCCAGCCCCAGGGCGACCGCCTCCAGGTCGCAGTCGGCAACCAGGTCCAGCCGCACGGCGGGCGGAATGAAAAGCGTGGCGGGGATCGGCGCCTGGTCGGCG from Achromobacter xylosoxidans includes the following:
- a CDS encoding M48 family metallopeptidase, yielding MSLDRYPLRRMVAALSLATLAGCTGMNTTQSGAIGVNRTQYMSSMVPSQALEQEANQQYADIIKQAQAKNLLDRDAQQVARVRAISQRLIAQTGVFRPDASAWKWEVHVLTSDEVNAWCMPGGKIAVYTGLINKIKPTDDELAAVLGHEISHALREHARERVSQQMATNLGLQVLSIATGSSAASDLGGKLSDVMFTLPNSRTHETEADRMGVELAARAGFDPRAAVTLWQKMGAADNGSAPPEILSTHPSAASRITDLQGAAQQVLPLYEQSKGRAAR
- the aroC gene encoding chorismate synthase; this translates as MPGNTLGTLFTVTNFGESHGPAIGCVIDGCPPGMPLEAADIQLELDRRRPGTSRHVTQRQEADQVEILSGVYEGLTTGTPIGLLIRNTDARSKDYSNITDTFRPGHADYAYWRKFGLRDPRGGGRSSARLTAPTVAAGAVAKKWLAEQYGVKVRGYMSQLGPIAIPFVSWDEVPNNPFYAPNAEVVPELEAYMDQLRRDGDSVGARIEVVAENLPAGWGEPIYDRLDADIAHVMMGLNAVKGVSIGAGFDCIAQRGSEHGDEITPDGFLTNHAGGVLGGISTGQPVTVSLAIKPTSSIRVERRSVNRANEPVMVQTLGRHDPCVGIRATPIAEAMLALVLIDHALRHRGQCGEPA